From a single Xiphophorus maculatus strain JP 163 A chromosome 5, X_maculatus-5.0-male, whole genome shotgun sequence genomic region:
- the ndufaf5 gene encoding arginine-hydroxylase NDUFAF5, mitochondrial isoform X1: MSCRGVQKLLQGAGSGPAGWTRTPATYCCCRFRSGPSRARSGPGTGSGPGSGSGSINVFNREMKRRQKNWAAVLKDGHQYDYLREEVGSRVADRVYDIARTFPLALDMGGGKCYIAEHLSKEVVQRLVLTDVSQQALKLGRRSEIPTRSVVADEEFLPFRENSFHLVVSSLSLHWINDLPRALSEQIHRVLKPDGVFVGAMAGGDTLYELRCSLQLAQMEREGGFSPHVSPYTAVTDLGNLLGRARFNMLTVDVDDVQVHYPGIMELMTDLQGMGESNCAWNRRSMLQRDTMLAAAAVYKEMYGNPDGSVPATFQILHMIGWKPHESQAKPARRGSATVSFRDLAKVSRTGGADRS; this comes from the exons ATGAGCTGCCGGGGGGTCCAGAAGCTCCTGCAGGGAGCCGGTTCTGGTCCGGCAGGGTGGACCCGGACCCCCGCGACCTATTGCTGCTGCAGGTTTAGATCTGGACCCAGCAGGGCCCGGTCCGGACCCGGTACTGGTTCCGGACCCGGATCTGGATCAGGCAGCATCAATGTGTTCAACAGGGAGATGAAGAGGAGGCAGAAGAACTGGGCCGCGGTTCTGAAGGACGGGCACCAGTACGACTACCTGAGAGAAGAG GTCGGCAGTCGAGTGGCTGATCGGGTTTATGACATCGCCAG GACATTTCCCCTGGCTCTGGACATGGGAGGAGGAAAATGTTACATAGCAGAACATCTGAGcaag GAAGTGGTGCAGCGTTTGGTTCTGACTGACGTCTCCCAGCAGGCTCTG AAGCTGGGCCGGCGGTCAGAGATTCCCACCCGGAGCGTTGTGGCTGATGAGGAGTTCCTGCCGTTCAGGGAGAACAGTTTCCACCTGGTGGTGAGCAGCCTCAG CCTCCACTGGATCAACGACCTTCCCCGGGCGCTCAGCGAG CAGATCCATCGGGTCCTGAAGCCGGACGGCGTCTTCGTCGGCGCCATGGCGGGCGGCGACACGCTGTACGAGCTGCGCTGCTCGCTGCAGCTGGCCCAGATGGAGCGGGAGGGCGGCTTCTCGCCCCACGTCTCCCCCTACACCGCCGTCACCGACCTGGGGAACCTGCTGGGCCGGgcccgcttcaacatgctcaCCGTg gACGTTGATGATGTTCAGGTTCATTATCCAGGAATCATGGAGCTCATGACGGACCTGCAAG GCATGGGGGAGAGTAACTGCGCGTGGAACAGGCGCTCCATGCTGCAGCGCGACACCATGCTAGCAGCCGCAGCCGTCTATAAAG AGATGTACGGAAACCCGGACGGGTCAGTTCCCGCCACCTTCCAGATCCTCCACATGATTGGCTGGAAGCCTCACGAGTCCCAG GCCAAGCCGGCCCGCCGCGGCTCCGCCACCGTGTCCTTCAGAGATCTGGCCAAGGTCAGCCGAACCGGTGGCGCCGACCGGTCCTAG
- the gas8 gene encoding growth arrest-specific protein 8 isoform X2, which yields MPPKNRNKKSGKGKPSAVVDALSTEEMSKDQLEEHVVRLREELDREREERSYFQLERDKIRGLWEISRRRLEEAEAELRDGVRQRDEAAQRHRVEITVYKQKLKHVLSEQHNAVCEMKTDAISSSSLLRDRNTGSELDLQRQLQDLQAAGEQKMIQEHGAAKELQLKHQAELMRLGNEYERQIHELEMSFHQRAHSLMQAEVRKRRAAVSEVEQRMKSHMESLMEEHDRVLRKGEEYFSRIQRNQQEELDRWKGELKKLQNQKLRWEKKISAAQQENQRLKTTLQEVQQKLPELHRRLQEHQHSKQRMEEYRAQQKLVDQELRDLTVEHELLLQAFHKVQQERDELLRRQTQSILDVQQRSGLKKILLQRKMEALSQTLEKKEAQLSAALSVCSVEPTARSNAALKLQEILESKRTAMEALQLDLDQGAQLLRPLQDDVEVAVVPPLRSPSRPAEPVPEEPGPDRW from the exons ATG CCGCCgaagaacagaaacaagaagTCCGGGAAGGGGAAGCCCTCCGCGGTGGTGGACGCTCTGTCCACGGAGGAGATGTCCAAGGACCAG CTGGAAGAGCACGTGGTGCGGCTGCGGGAGGAGCTGGACCGGGAGCGCGAGGAGCGGAGCTACTTCCAGCTGGAGCGCGATAAGATCCGCGGCCTGTGGGAAATCTCCCGGCGGCGGCTGGAGGAGGCGGAGGCGGAGCTGAGGGACGGCGTCCGGCAGAGGGACGAGGCCGCGCAGCGCCACCGTGTCGAGATAACG GTCTACAAGCAGAAGCTGAAGCACGTCTTGTCCGAGCAGCACAACGCCGTCTGTGAGATGAAGACGGACGCcatctcctcttcctcgctgCTCCGGGACCGGAACACCGGGTCGGAGCTGGATCTGCAGCGGCAGCTCCAGGATCTGCAGGCGGCTGGCGAGCAGAAGATGATCCAGGAGCACGGCGCCGCTAAGGAGCTGCAGTTG aaGCACCAGGCGGAGCTGATGAGGCTCGGTAACGAGTACGAGCGGCAGATCCACG AGCTGGAGATGAGTTTCCACCAGAGGGCGCACTCCCTGATGCAGGCGGAGGTCAGGAAGCGCCGCGCGGCCGTCAGCGAGGTGGAGCAGCGGATGAAGAGCCACATGGAATCGCTGATGGAGGAACACGACCGAGTCCTACGCAAAGGAGAGGAATACTTCTCCCGAATTCAGAGGAaccagcaggaggagctggacaGGTGGAAG GGCGAGctgaagaagctgcagaaccagaagcTGCGGTGGGAGAAGAAGATCTCAGCAGCTCAGCAGGAGAACCAGCGTCTGAAGACGACGCTGCAGGAGGTCCAGCAGAAGCTGCCGGAGCTGCACAGACGGCTACAGGAGCACCAGCACTCCAAGCAAAGGATGGAG GAGTACCGAGCTCAGCAGAAGCTGGTTGATCAGGAGCTCAGAGACTTGACGGTGGAACacgagctgctgctgcaggccttcCACAAG GTGCAGCAGGAGCGTGACGAGCTGCTGAGGAGGCAGACTCAGAGCATCCTGGACGTCCAGCAGAGGAGCGGCCTGAAGAAGATCCTGCTGCAGAGGAAGATGGAGGCGCTGAGCCAGACTCTGGAGAAGAAGGAGGCGCAGCTGAGCGCCGCGCTGTCCGTCTGCAGCGTGGAGCCCACGGCGCGCAGCAACGCCGCCCTCAAGCTGCAG gAGATCCTGGAGTCCAAACGGACCGCCATGGAGGCTCTGCAGCTGGACCTGGACCAGGGCGCCCAG ctgctgcgccccctgcaggatgACGTGGAGGTCGCCGTTGTCCCGCCGCTCCGCTCTCCCTCCAGACCCGCCGAGCCGGTTCCAGAGGAACCTGGACCGGACCGGTGGTGA
- the gas8 gene encoding growth arrest-specific protein 8 isoform X1: MPPKNRNKKSGKGKPSAVVDALSTEEMSKDQLEEHVVRLREELDREREERSYFQLERDKIRGLWEISRRRLEEAEAELRDGVRQRDEAAQRHRVEITVYKQKLKHVLSEQHNAVCEMKTDAISSSSLLRDRNTGSELDLQRQLQDLQAAGEQKMIQEHGAAKELQLKHQAELMRLGNEYERQIHELEMSFHQRAHSLMQAEVRKRRAAVSEVEQRMKSHMESLMEEHDRVLRKGEEYFSRIQRNQQEELDRWKGELKKLQNQKLRWEKKISAAQQENQRLKTTLQEVQQKLPELHRRLQEHQHSKQRMEEYRAQQKLVDQELRDLTVEHELLLQAFHKVQQERDELLRRQTQSILDVQQRSGLKKILLQRKMEALSQTLEKKEAQLSAALSVCSVEPTARSNAALKLQEILESKRTAMEALQLDLDQGAQQLLRPLQDDVEVAVVPPLRSPSRPAEPVPEEPGPDRW; this comes from the exons ATG CCGCCgaagaacagaaacaagaagTCCGGGAAGGGGAAGCCCTCCGCGGTGGTGGACGCTCTGTCCACGGAGGAGATGTCCAAGGACCAG CTGGAAGAGCACGTGGTGCGGCTGCGGGAGGAGCTGGACCGGGAGCGCGAGGAGCGGAGCTACTTCCAGCTGGAGCGCGATAAGATCCGCGGCCTGTGGGAAATCTCCCGGCGGCGGCTGGAGGAGGCGGAGGCGGAGCTGAGGGACGGCGTCCGGCAGAGGGACGAGGCCGCGCAGCGCCACCGTGTCGAGATAACG GTCTACAAGCAGAAGCTGAAGCACGTCTTGTCCGAGCAGCACAACGCCGTCTGTGAGATGAAGACGGACGCcatctcctcttcctcgctgCTCCGGGACCGGAACACCGGGTCGGAGCTGGATCTGCAGCGGCAGCTCCAGGATCTGCAGGCGGCTGGCGAGCAGAAGATGATCCAGGAGCACGGCGCCGCTAAGGAGCTGCAGTTG aaGCACCAGGCGGAGCTGATGAGGCTCGGTAACGAGTACGAGCGGCAGATCCACG AGCTGGAGATGAGTTTCCACCAGAGGGCGCACTCCCTGATGCAGGCGGAGGTCAGGAAGCGCCGCGCGGCCGTCAGCGAGGTGGAGCAGCGGATGAAGAGCCACATGGAATCGCTGATGGAGGAACACGACCGAGTCCTACGCAAAGGAGAGGAATACTTCTCCCGAATTCAGAGGAaccagcaggaggagctggacaGGTGGAAG GGCGAGctgaagaagctgcagaaccagaagcTGCGGTGGGAGAAGAAGATCTCAGCAGCTCAGCAGGAGAACCAGCGTCTGAAGACGACGCTGCAGGAGGTCCAGCAGAAGCTGCCGGAGCTGCACAGACGGCTACAGGAGCACCAGCACTCCAAGCAAAGGATGGAG GAGTACCGAGCTCAGCAGAAGCTGGTTGATCAGGAGCTCAGAGACTTGACGGTGGAACacgagctgctgctgcaggccttcCACAAG GTGCAGCAGGAGCGTGACGAGCTGCTGAGGAGGCAGACTCAGAGCATCCTGGACGTCCAGCAGAGGAGCGGCCTGAAGAAGATCCTGCTGCAGAGGAAGATGGAGGCGCTGAGCCAGACTCTGGAGAAGAAGGAGGCGCAGCTGAGCGCCGCGCTGTCCGTCTGCAGCGTGGAGCCCACGGCGCGCAGCAACGCCGCCCTCAAGCTGCAG gAGATCCTGGAGTCCAAACGGACCGCCATGGAGGCTCTGCAGCTGGACCTGGACCAGGGCGCCCAG cagctgctgcgccccctgcaggatgACGTGGAGGTCGCCGTTGTCCCGCCGCTCCGCTCTCCCTCCAGACCCGCCGAGCCGGTTCCAGAGGAACCTGGACCGGACCGGTGGTGA
- the ndufaf5 gene encoding arginine-hydroxylase NDUFAF5, mitochondrial isoform X4 produces the protein MSCRGVQKLLQGAGSGPAGWTRTPATYCCCRFRSGPSRARSGPGTGSGPGSGSGSINVFNREMKRRQKNWAAVLKDGHQYDYLREEVGSRVADRVYDIARTFPLALDMGGGKCYIAEHLSKALKLGRRSEIPTRSVVADEEFLPFRENSFHLVVSSLSLHWINDLPRALSEQIHRVLKPDGVFVGAMAGGDTLYELRCSLQLAQMEREGGFSPHVSPYTAVTDLGNLLGRARFNMLTVDVDDVQVHYPGIMELMTDLQGMGESNCAWNRRSMLQRDTMLAAAAVYKEMYGNPDGSVPATFQILHMIGWKPHESQAKPARRGSATVSFRDLAKVSRTGGADRS, from the exons ATGAGCTGCCGGGGGGTCCAGAAGCTCCTGCAGGGAGCCGGTTCTGGTCCGGCAGGGTGGACCCGGACCCCCGCGACCTATTGCTGCTGCAGGTTTAGATCTGGACCCAGCAGGGCCCGGTCCGGACCCGGTACTGGTTCCGGACCCGGATCTGGATCAGGCAGCATCAATGTGTTCAACAGGGAGATGAAGAGGAGGCAGAAGAACTGGGCCGCGGTTCTGAAGGACGGGCACCAGTACGACTACCTGAGAGAAGAG GTCGGCAGTCGAGTGGCTGATCGGGTTTATGACATCGCCAG GACATTTCCCCTGGCTCTGGACATGGGAGGAGGAAAATGTTACATAGCAGAACATCTGAGcaag GCTCTG AAGCTGGGCCGGCGGTCAGAGATTCCCACCCGGAGCGTTGTGGCTGATGAGGAGTTCCTGCCGTTCAGGGAGAACAGTTTCCACCTGGTGGTGAGCAGCCTCAG CCTCCACTGGATCAACGACCTTCCCCGGGCGCTCAGCGAG CAGATCCATCGGGTCCTGAAGCCGGACGGCGTCTTCGTCGGCGCCATGGCGGGCGGCGACACGCTGTACGAGCTGCGCTGCTCGCTGCAGCTGGCCCAGATGGAGCGGGAGGGCGGCTTCTCGCCCCACGTCTCCCCCTACACCGCCGTCACCGACCTGGGGAACCTGCTGGGCCGGgcccgcttcaacatgctcaCCGTg gACGTTGATGATGTTCAGGTTCATTATCCAGGAATCATGGAGCTCATGACGGACCTGCAAG GCATGGGGGAGAGTAACTGCGCGTGGAACAGGCGCTCCATGCTGCAGCGCGACACCATGCTAGCAGCCGCAGCCGTCTATAAAG AGATGTACGGAAACCCGGACGGGTCAGTTCCCGCCACCTTCCAGATCCTCCACATGATTGGCTGGAAGCCTCACGAGTCCCAG GCCAAGCCGGCCCGCCGCGGCTCCGCCACCGTGTCCTTCAGAGATCTGGCCAAGGTCAGCCGAACCGGTGGCGCCGACCGGTCCTAG
- the ndufaf5 gene encoding arginine-hydroxylase NDUFAF5, mitochondrial isoform X3, whose amino-acid sequence MSCRGVQKLLQGAGSGPAGWTRTPATYCCCRFRSGPSRARSGPGTGSGPGSGSGSINVFNREMKRRQKNWAAVLKDGHQYDYLREEVGSRVADRVYDIARTFPLALDMGGGKCYIAEHLSKQALKLGRRSEIPTRSVVADEEFLPFRENSFHLVVSSLSLHWINDLPRALSEQIHRVLKPDGVFVGAMAGGDTLYELRCSLQLAQMEREGGFSPHVSPYTAVTDLGNLLGRARFNMLTVDVDDVQVHYPGIMELMTDLQGMGESNCAWNRRSMLQRDTMLAAAAVYKEMYGNPDGSVPATFQILHMIGWKPHESQAKPARRGSATVSFRDLAKVSRTGGADRS is encoded by the exons ATGAGCTGCCGGGGGGTCCAGAAGCTCCTGCAGGGAGCCGGTTCTGGTCCGGCAGGGTGGACCCGGACCCCCGCGACCTATTGCTGCTGCAGGTTTAGATCTGGACCCAGCAGGGCCCGGTCCGGACCCGGTACTGGTTCCGGACCCGGATCTGGATCAGGCAGCATCAATGTGTTCAACAGGGAGATGAAGAGGAGGCAGAAGAACTGGGCCGCGGTTCTGAAGGACGGGCACCAGTACGACTACCTGAGAGAAGAG GTCGGCAGTCGAGTGGCTGATCGGGTTTATGACATCGCCAG GACATTTCCCCTGGCTCTGGACATGGGAGGAGGAAAATGTTACATAGCAGAACATCTGAGcaag CAGGCTCTG AAGCTGGGCCGGCGGTCAGAGATTCCCACCCGGAGCGTTGTGGCTGATGAGGAGTTCCTGCCGTTCAGGGAGAACAGTTTCCACCTGGTGGTGAGCAGCCTCAG CCTCCACTGGATCAACGACCTTCCCCGGGCGCTCAGCGAG CAGATCCATCGGGTCCTGAAGCCGGACGGCGTCTTCGTCGGCGCCATGGCGGGCGGCGACACGCTGTACGAGCTGCGCTGCTCGCTGCAGCTGGCCCAGATGGAGCGGGAGGGCGGCTTCTCGCCCCACGTCTCCCCCTACACCGCCGTCACCGACCTGGGGAACCTGCTGGGCCGGgcccgcttcaacatgctcaCCGTg gACGTTGATGATGTTCAGGTTCATTATCCAGGAATCATGGAGCTCATGACGGACCTGCAAG GCATGGGGGAGAGTAACTGCGCGTGGAACAGGCGCTCCATGCTGCAGCGCGACACCATGCTAGCAGCCGCAGCCGTCTATAAAG AGATGTACGGAAACCCGGACGGGTCAGTTCCCGCCACCTTCCAGATCCTCCACATGATTGGCTGGAAGCCTCACGAGTCCCAG GCCAAGCCGGCCCGCCGCGGCTCCGCCACCGTGTCCTTCAGAGATCTGGCCAAGGTCAGCCGAACCGGTGGCGCCGACCGGTCCTAG
- the esf1 gene encoding ESF1 homolog, with amino-acid sequence MSSRKEQADDERFRRVQKDPRFWEMPEKERKVKIDKRFQSMFHDRRFQTKQTVDKRGRPVQLSTAADLRRFYQLEEEEDKEEEEEEEEDDVQVQGQKKKHLGRGSRAAEEDDDEEEHQSGDDDDDDDDDDDDDDDDDEESGLDSDDDSGPDLARGKGNMETSSDEDEDDDDVDDILRKEEEQIEHDWGELCRDARRSEEVSARLAVCNMDWDRMKAKDLLALFSSFVPKGGAVLSVKIFPSEFGKERLKVEETQGPPELKVLPDDSENETEEDRVYREKLRDYQFKRLKYFYAVVECDSVETAVKIYEECDGFEYESSCSVLDLRFVPDDVTFDEEPRDVATDINLTAYTPKLFTSSAVASSKVQLTWDETDHERVTALNRKFNKEELLDLDFKAYLASSSEEDEDEEQEEEAGGEETIGEEMEEKPQETQKKKRSEEQISKYRELLKNIQSKEKRQQEDMEMEISWVPGLKETAERLVKKKLEAKDQLTPWEEFLQKKKEKKKQKKSERKQGAEEELSDDELPPDVDLGDPFFSDELGPSDMKKKQKKKKREEEQITAEEEEERQKQKAQMALLMEDDEDEAKHKHFNYDKIVEQQNLSRRKRKKLLRKGEAPLEDDGFQVDVSDPRFQAVFTSHLFNLDPSHPGFRNTRATRNILEEKQRRRRRQATGPGGGREGAEPGGGQEGAEPGGGQEAAETERELDSKKAMDPSLSLLIKSIKSKTERFQARKKQRVT; translated from the exons ATGTCGTCCAGGAAGGAGCAGGCCGACGATGAGCGGTTCCGTCGGGTCCAGAAGGACCCCAGGTTCTGGGAAATGCCAGAGAAAGAACGCAAAGTCAAGATCGACAAACGTTTCCAGTCCATGTTCCACGACCGGCGCTTCCAGACGAAGCAGACGGTGGACAAGAGAGGACGACCCGTCCAGCTGTCCACCGCCGCCGACCTGAGGCGCTTCtaccagctggaggaggaagaggacaaagaggaggaggaggaagaggaggaggatgacgTTCAGGTCCAGGGACAGAAGAAGAAGCATCTCGGACGaggaagcagagcagcagaagaag ATGATGACGAGGAGGAGCATCAGTcaggagatgatgatgatgatgatgatgatgatgatgatgatgatgatgatgatgatgaagagtccGGTCTGGACTCTGACGATGACAGCGGACCGGATCTGGCCCGAGGAAAAGGAAACATGGAGACCAGCTCTGATGAAGacgaggatgatgatgatgtggacGACATCCTGAGGAAGGAGGAAGAGCAGATCGAACACGACTGGGGGGAGCTGTGCAGAGACGCTCGGCGGAGCGAGGAG GTTTCTGCTCGGCTCGCCGTCTGTAACATGGACTGGGATCGAATGAAGGCCAAAGATCTGCTGGCTCTGTTCAGCTCCTTCGTACCTAAAGGGGGCGCTGTGCTGTCTGTGAAG ATTTTCCCGTCAGAGTTTGGGAAGGAGAGGCTGAAGGTGGAGGAGACGCAGGGACCGCCGGAGCTGAAGGTGCTGCCAGACGATTCGGAGAACGAGACGGAGGAAGACAG GGTCTACAGGGAGAAGCTGCGGGATTATCAGTTCAAGCGTCTCAAGTATTTCTACGCTGTGGTGGAATGCGACTCTGTGGAGACGGCGGTGAAGATCTACGAGGAATGCGACGGCTTCGAATACGAGAGCAGCTGCTCGGTTCTGGACCTCCG TTTTGTTCCTGATGACGTGACATTTGACGAGGAGCCCAGAGACGTGGCAACGGACATCAACCTGACGGCGTACACGCCCAAGCTGTTCACCTCCTCCGCTGTCGCCTCCTCCAAg GTGCAGCTGACGTGGGACGAGACGGACCACGAGCGCGTCACGGCTCTGAACAGGAAGTTCAACAAAGAGGAGCTGCTGGACCTGGACTTTAAGGCCTACCTGGCCTCCTCCAGTGAGGAAGACGAAGatgaagagcaggaggaggaggcaggCGGAG aAGAGACGATTggagaggagatggaggagaaaCCTCAGgagacacagaagaagaagaggagcgAGGAGCAGATCAGTAAATACAGAGAGCTGCTGAAGAACATCCAGAGCAAAGAGAAGAGGCAGCAGGAGGACATGGAGATGGAGATCAGCTGGGTTCCAG GTCTGAAGGAAACAGCGGAGCGGCTGGTGAAGAAGAAGCTGGAGGCCAAGGACCAGCTGACGCCCTGGGAGGAGtttctgcagaagaagaaggagaagaagaagcagaagaaaagtgaaagaaagcAG GGAGCAGAAGAAGAGCTCAGTGACGACGAGCTTCCTCCTGATGTCGACCTCGGCGACCCGTTCTTCTCAGACGAGCTCGGACCGTCAG acatgaagaagaaacagaagaagaagaaacgagAGGAAGAGCAGATTACggctgaggaggaagaggagcggcAGAAACAGAAG GCCCAGATGGCTCTGCTGATGGAGGATGACGAGGATGAagccaaacacaaacactttaacTACGACAAGATCGTAGAGCAGCAGAACctgagcaggaggaagaggaagaagctgCTGAGGAAGGGCGAAGCGCCGCTGGAGGACGACGGCTTCCAG GTGGACGTCTCCGACCCGCGCTTCCAGGCCGTCTTCACCTCCCACCTGTTCAACCTGGACCCGTCCCACCCCGGCTTCAGGAACACCAGAGCCACGCGGAACATCCTGGAGGAGAAGCAGCGGCGCCGGCGCCGCCAGGCCACGGGGCCTGGCGGCGGACgggagggggcggagcctggcGGCGGAcaggagggggcggagcctggcGGCGGACAGGAAGCAGCCGAAACCGAGCGGGAATTGGACTCAAAGAAGGCGATGGATCCAAGTCTGTCGCTGCTCATTAAATCCATTAAGAGCAAAACGGAGCGGTTCCAGGCCCGGAAAAAACAGAGAGTGACCTAG
- the ndufaf5 gene encoding arginine-hydroxylase NDUFAF5, mitochondrial isoform X2, translated as MSCRGVQKLLQGAGSGPAGWTRTPATYCCCRFRSGPSRARSGPGTGSGPGSGSGSINVFNREMKRRQKNWAAVLKDGHQYDYLREEVGSRVADRVYDIARTFPLALDMGGGKCYIAEHLSKEVVQRLVLTDVSQQALKLGRRSEIPTRSVVADEEFLPFRENSFHLVVSSLSLHWINDLPRALSEIHRVLKPDGVFVGAMAGGDTLYELRCSLQLAQMEREGGFSPHVSPYTAVTDLGNLLGRARFNMLTVDVDDVQVHYPGIMELMTDLQGMGESNCAWNRRSMLQRDTMLAAAAVYKEMYGNPDGSVPATFQILHMIGWKPHESQAKPARRGSATVSFRDLAKVSRTGGADRS; from the exons ATGAGCTGCCGGGGGGTCCAGAAGCTCCTGCAGGGAGCCGGTTCTGGTCCGGCAGGGTGGACCCGGACCCCCGCGACCTATTGCTGCTGCAGGTTTAGATCTGGACCCAGCAGGGCCCGGTCCGGACCCGGTACTGGTTCCGGACCCGGATCTGGATCAGGCAGCATCAATGTGTTCAACAGGGAGATGAAGAGGAGGCAGAAGAACTGGGCCGCGGTTCTGAAGGACGGGCACCAGTACGACTACCTGAGAGAAGAG GTCGGCAGTCGAGTGGCTGATCGGGTTTATGACATCGCCAG GACATTTCCCCTGGCTCTGGACATGGGAGGAGGAAAATGTTACATAGCAGAACATCTGAGcaag GAAGTGGTGCAGCGTTTGGTTCTGACTGACGTCTCCCAGCAGGCTCTG AAGCTGGGCCGGCGGTCAGAGATTCCCACCCGGAGCGTTGTGGCTGATGAGGAGTTCCTGCCGTTCAGGGAGAACAGTTTCCACCTGGTGGTGAGCAGCCTCAG CCTCCACTGGATCAACGACCTTCCCCGGGCGCTCAGCGAG ATCCATCGGGTCCTGAAGCCGGACGGCGTCTTCGTCGGCGCCATGGCGGGCGGCGACACGCTGTACGAGCTGCGCTGCTCGCTGCAGCTGGCCCAGATGGAGCGGGAGGGCGGCTTCTCGCCCCACGTCTCCCCCTACACCGCCGTCACCGACCTGGGGAACCTGCTGGGCCGGgcccgcttcaacatgctcaCCGTg gACGTTGATGATGTTCAGGTTCATTATCCAGGAATCATGGAGCTCATGACGGACCTGCAAG GCATGGGGGAGAGTAACTGCGCGTGGAACAGGCGCTCCATGCTGCAGCGCGACACCATGCTAGCAGCCGCAGCCGTCTATAAAG AGATGTACGGAAACCCGGACGGGTCAGTTCCCGCCACCTTCCAGATCCTCCACATGATTGGCTGGAAGCCTCACGAGTCCCAG GCCAAGCCGGCCCGCCGCGGCTCCGCCACCGTGTCCTTCAGAGATCTGGCCAAGGTCAGCCGAACCGGTGGCGCCGACCGGTCCTAG